TTACCCGGCGTGTCGGCCTTCTCGGGCTTCGCGTCGATCCCGGACTCCTTGCGCTGCGCCGGGGTGATCGGCGCCGGGGCGTCGGTCAACGGATCGACACCACCGCCGGACTTCGGGAAGGCGATGACCTCGCGGATCGAGGAGGTGCCCGACAGCAACGCGGTCACCCGGTCCCAACCGAACGCGATGCCGCCGTGCGGAGGAGCGCCGAAGGCGAAGGCATCCAACAGGAATCCGAACTTCTCCTGGGCATCCTCGTTGCTGATGCCCATCACCTGGAAGACCCGTTCCTGGATATCGCGGCGGTGAATACGGATCGAGCCGCCGCCGATCTCGTGTCCGTTGCACACGATGTCATAGGCATAAGCCAGCGCCGACCCCGGCTCGGTGTCGAAGGTGTTCTCCGACTCCGGCTTCGGCGAGGTGAAGGCGTGGTGCACCGCGGTCCACGCGCCAGAACCGACGGCCACATCGCCCGCGGCGGTTGCGTCATCGGCGGGCTCGAACAGTGGGGCGTCCACCACCCAGGTGAAGGCCCAGGCGTTCGGGTCGATCAACCCGAGACGCTGCGCCACCTCGCCGCGTACCGAGCCCAACAACGCGCGCGATGACTTGGCCGCACCCGCGGAGAAGAAGATGCAGTCTCCCGGCTTGGCGCCGACGTGGGCGGCCAGCCCGTCGCGTTCCGCGTCGGACAGGTTCTTGGCGACCGGCCCGCCCAGGGTGCCGTCCTCGCCCACCAGGACGTAGGCCAGGCCCTTGTGTCCGCGCTGCTTGGCGAACTCCTGCCAGCCGTCCAGGGTGCGGCGCGGCTGGTCGGCACCGCCGGGCATGACCACCGCGCCCACATACGGCGCCTGGAACACCCGGAACGTGGTTTCGGAGAAGTAGTCGGTGCACTCCACCAACTCCAACCCGAACCGCAGGTCCGGCTTGTCGCTGCCGTACCGGCGCATCGCTTCGGCATAGGTGATGCGGGCGATGGGCGTGGGCACGCGGTAGCCGATGAGGTCCCACAGTGCGACGAGGATCTCCTCGGCAAGCGAGATGACATCGTCCTGATCCACGAAGCTCATCTCGATATCGAGCTGGGTGAACTCGGGCTGCCGGTCCGCGCGGAAGTCCTCGTCCCGGTAGCAGCGTGCGATCTGGTAGTACCGCTCCATGCCTGCGACCATGAGCAGCTGCTTGAACAGCTGCGGGCTCTGCGGCAACGCGTAGAAGCTCCCCGGCTGCAGACGGGCGGGAACCAGGAAGTCGCGGGCGCCCTCCGGTGTCGAGCGCGTCAGCGTAGGGGTTTCCACCTCGATGAAATCGTGGCGGGACAGCACGGCGCGTGCAGCGGCGTTCGCCTTGGAGCGCAACCGGATCGCGTTGCCCGGCCCCTCGCGGCGCAGATCCAGGTAGCGGTACTTCAGGCGTGCTTCCTCGCCCGCGGTCTCGTCGAGCTGAAACGGCAGCGGCGCGCTCTCGTTCAGCACGATCAGTTCGGCGGCGTTGACCTCGATCTGCCCGGTGGGGATCTCGGCGTTGGCGTTGCCGTCGGGCCGGACCTCCACGACACCGGTCACCTCGACGCAGAACTCGGCACGCAGCCGATGGGCCTGCTCGAGCACCGCGTCATCGCGGAACACGACCTGGGACACACCGGAGGCGTCGCGCAGATCGATGAAGATGACGCCGCCGTGATCGCGCCGTCGGGCCACCCAGCCGGCAAGCGTCACCCGCTGTCCGGCGTCCGACTCCCGCAACGTACCCGCGTCGTGAGTGCGCAGCACAAAAGATCCCTTCGAAAAGACGGTGTTAAGACGTTTGAGCCTAGCGGGCCGTCGTACCGGCTCTGCCGGGTGCGGCCTCAGTGCACCTGGGCCCAGGCAATACGACGTACCGAGTCCGGATCCTCGATGGTGACGTCGGAGCGGGATCGGATGATCCGGGTCCGACGACCATCTGCCCCATAGGTAGGCCAATCCTGCGGCCCGTGCCCCGTGGCGAAATCCAGCCAGGCGCGCTGCATGCGGCGGCCGACCGACGGCATCATCCGTGCCCCCAGGGGGCTCAGCAGCATCCCGACAAACGACCCGTAGCTGTGCTGCACGTGCACGATCTCGCTGCCATGGGTGGCGCCCAGGCCGAGGAGCTTGAGGCCCCATGCGGTGTGGTCGAAGCGGTACATATAGGTGTCGACGAAGGCACTGTAGGCGTCGGCGAAGGCCCACATGGGGGCGGCGAACATGGCGTCGGAGCCCACCGAGACCAGCGCCGCACGACTCGGGTACCCCGGGTAGGCCGCGATGATCGCGTCCTGGTACTCGGGGCCTATCCGGTTGAAATACCCGTTGATGGTCGGCTCGGTGGTGGGCAGCATGGGCGGTTTCACCCGGGCGAACATCGACGCCTCATGGCTGTTGGAGCCGATGATGAGCGGCACCTGATGCACCTCGCCGCGCCGCGCCGCCTCGATGGGGTGATGCGGCAGCAGCTCGGTGCCGTGCGCCAGGCCATAGCCGAGGACCGGTGTCTCGGTCGCGCTCTCGATCTGCAGCTTGGCAGCGCCGCGGCGCAGTTCGCGCTGCGGCAGGACCTTGAGCCTGCTGGGGTCGGTGACGTCGAGCAGCTCCAGGTATCGGTGCGCGCGACGGTCTCGCAGCGCCTTGTCCGCAATCAGCGGCAAGGCCGGGCTCTGCGCGATGGCCCGACCGAACAGACCCTCGGCGGCCGGGCTGGCCAACAGCGCCAACACCGAGGTCGCCCCGGCCGACTCGCCGAAGATCGTCACGCTGTCGGGGTCGCCACCGAACGCCGCGATGTTGTCGCGCACCCACCTCAGCGCCGCGATCTGATCACGCAATGCCAGGTTGTCGTCGAAACCTTGCCCCAGCGCGCTGAGCTCCAGTCCGCCCAGGGCGCCGATCCGGTAGGTGACGTTCACGACGACGACGTTGCCGTTGGCGGCCAGTCGAGCCCCGCTGTACAGCTCCAACTGCCCGGCACCGAAGACGAATGCGCCGCCGGGGATCCACACCATCACGGGCAGGCTGGCATGCACATCCGGCGACCACACCGTGACGGTCAAGCACTCTTCGCCGCGAACCTTGGGGTCGTCGCGTCCGGCGCCCACGAACGATTTTCCTTGCGGGGGCAACGGAGCATGTTCGATGGCATCGCGCACGCCGTCCCAGGGCTCCAGCGGCACGGGAGCCAGGAATCTGAGCTGTTCGACGGGTTGCCGCGCATACGGCACCCCACGCCAGAC
The nucleotide sequence above comes from Mycobacteroides saopaulense. Encoded proteins:
- the aspS gene encoding aspartate--tRNA ligase: MLRTHDAGTLRESDAGQRVTLAGWVARRRDHGGVIFIDLRDASGVSQVVFRDDAVLEQAHRLRAEFCVEVTGVVEVRPDGNANAEIPTGQIEVNAAELIVLNESAPLPFQLDETAGEEARLKYRYLDLRREGPGNAIRLRSKANAAARAVLSRHDFIEVETPTLTRSTPEGARDFLVPARLQPGSFYALPQSPQLFKQLLMVAGMERYYQIARCYRDEDFRADRQPEFTQLDIEMSFVDQDDVISLAEEILVALWDLIGYRVPTPIARITYAEAMRRYGSDKPDLRFGLELVECTDYFSETTFRVFQAPYVGAVVMPGGADQPRRTLDGWQEFAKQRGHKGLAYVLVGEDGTLGGPVAKNLSDAERDGLAAHVGAKPGDCIFFSAGAAKSSRALLGSVRGEVAQRLGLIDPNAWAFTWVVDAPLFEPADDATAAGDVAVGSGAWTAVHHAFTSPKPESENTFDTEPGSALAYAYDIVCNGHEIGGGSIRIHRRDIQERVFQVMGISNEDAQEKFGFLLDAFAFGAPPHGGIAFGWDRVTALLSGTSSIREVIAFPKSGGGVDPLTDAPAPITPAQRKESGIDAKPEKADTPGKPANA
- a CDS encoding carboxylesterase/lipase family protein — encoded protein: MAVDVALPTIVRTPLGDLRGATEGGVSVWRGVPYARQPVEQLRFLAPVPLEPWDGVRDAIEHAPLPPQGKSFVGAGRDDPKVRGEECLTVTVWSPDVHASLPVMVWIPGGAFVFGAGQLELYSGARLAANGNVVVVNVTYRIGALGGLELSALGQGFDDNLALRDQIAALRWVRDNIAAFGGDPDSVTIFGESAGATSVLALLASPAAEGLFGRAIAQSPALPLIADKALRDRRAHRYLELLDVTDPSRLKVLPQRELRRGAAKLQIESATETPVLGYGLAHGTELLPHHPIEAARRGEVHQVPLIIGSNSHEASMFARVKPPMLPTTEPTINGYFNRIGPEYQDAIIAAYPGYPSRAALVSVGSDAMFAAPMWAFADAYSAFVDTYMYRFDHTAWGLKLLGLGATHGSEIVHVQHSYGSFVGMLLSPLGARMMPSVGRRMQRAWLDFATGHGPQDWPTYGADGRRTRIIRSRSDVTIEDPDSVRRIAWAQVH